Proteins from a single region of Limosilactobacillus fermentum:
- the ligA gene encoding NAD-dependent DNA ligase LigA, which translates to MSKQEAVSELTKQQAQAELTPLREQLKKWGAEYYEQDNPSVEDYVYDRAYQRLVEIEQRFPDLVVPDSPTQRVGGAAESQLNKVIHEIPMLSMGDVFSPAELADFNRRQQDNSDVKVDFDYNLELKIDGLSLSLVYENGRLVQGSTRGNGTIGEDVTENVKTIKSIPQVLPEPLSLEFRGECYMPKEAFVKLNERREAEGQPVFANPRNAAAGSLRQLDPKVTAARQLDTFMYYVPDYQALGVTTQAQALEKMRALGFAVNPNYRVVHSQAELTAYIEEYTEKRDQLPYGIDGIVEKVNDLATQVALGNTVKVPRWEIAYKFPPEEQATVVRDIEWTVGRTGNVTPTAVMDPVQLAGTTVSRASLHNPDYLAEKDIRLGDTVLLHKAGDIIPEISRVIIEKRPADSKPYEVPTTCPECGADLVHLDDEVALRCVNPMCPAQIKEGLAHFASRNAMNIDGLGPKIIEQLWDKGMVKDVADLYRLEAAQLLTLPKFGEKSISNLLTAIANSRHNSCERLLFGLGIRHVGAKVAQLLAAEFKSVDALMAADAATISAVDSIGPIIGDAVATYFQNEQVHQLIAELKEVGVNMDYLAPTTSATESAEWAGKRVVLTGKLTKMTRGQAQEWLSARGASVTGSVSKKTDLLIAGEKAGSKLEKAQTLGIEVWDEDRFDQAMKEEN; encoded by the coding sequence ATGAGTAAGCAAGAAGCCGTAAGTGAGCTAACCAAGCAACAGGCTCAAGCGGAGTTAACGCCTTTAAGAGAGCAGCTCAAGAAGTGGGGAGCGGAGTATTACGAACAGGACAACCCGAGCGTGGAGGATTACGTTTACGACCGGGCTTACCAACGCCTAGTGGAAATCGAGCAACGCTTCCCGGACTTGGTGGTACCTGATTCACCAACGCAACGGGTAGGGGGGGCCGCGGAAAGCCAACTCAACAAGGTGATCCACGAGATCCCGATGCTTTCGATGGGGGACGTCTTCTCGCCCGCAGAATTGGCGGACTTTAACCGCCGCCAACAAGACAACAGTGACGTCAAAGTTGATTTTGACTACAACCTGGAACTTAAGATCGACGGGTTATCGTTATCGTTAGTCTACGAAAATGGCCGTTTGGTGCAGGGTTCGACCCGGGGGAACGGGACGATCGGTGAAGACGTGACCGAAAACGTTAAGACGATTAAGTCCATCCCGCAGGTACTGCCCGAACCCCTCTCGCTAGAATTTCGTGGCGAGTGCTATATGCCCAAGGAGGCCTTCGTTAAGCTCAATGAACGCCGTGAAGCGGAGGGACAGCCGGTCTTTGCCAACCCGCGTAATGCCGCCGCCGGTTCCCTGCGCCAGCTAGATCCGAAGGTGACGGCCGCCCGCCAGTTGGATACCTTTATGTACTACGTGCCCGACTACCAAGCACTAGGGGTGACCACCCAGGCGCAAGCGCTCGAAAAGATGCGGGCACTGGGCTTTGCCGTCAACCCCAACTACCGGGTTGTTCACAGCCAAGCAGAACTGACCGCCTACATTGAGGAGTACACTGAAAAACGGGATCAGCTCCCCTACGGAATTGACGGGATCGTCGAAAAGGTTAACGACCTAGCAACGCAGGTGGCGCTGGGGAATACGGTTAAGGTGCCACGCTGGGAAATTGCCTACAAGTTCCCACCGGAGGAACAGGCGACCGTCGTTAGAGACATTGAGTGGACTGTGGGGCGGACCGGTAACGTCACCCCTACCGCCGTAATGGATCCGGTACAGCTGGCGGGGACGACCGTTTCCCGGGCCTCCTTACACAATCCCGATTACCTTGCCGAAAAAGACATTCGCCTGGGCGATACCGTCTTGTTACACAAGGCCGGTGATATCATCCCGGAAATTTCCCGGGTAATAATTGAGAAGCGCCCGGCTGATAGTAAGCCCTACGAAGTGCCGACTACCTGTCCGGAGTGCGGGGCCGACCTAGTGCACCTCGATGACGAAGTGGCGCTGCGCTGCGTTAACCCAATGTGTCCGGCCCAAATTAAGGAGGGCCTGGCCCACTTTGCCTCTCGCAACGCCATGAACATCGACGGTTTGGGGCCTAAGATCATTGAACAACTCTGGGATAAGGGGATGGTTAAAGACGTTGCCGACCTTTACCGCCTGGAAGCCGCGCAATTGTTAACTTTGCCTAAATTTGGCGAGAAATCGATCAGCAACCTATTGACAGCCATTGCTAATAGTCGTCATAATTCATGCGAACGCCTTTTGTTTGGCTTAGGGATTCGGCACGTGGGCGCCAAGGTCGCCCAGCTATTAGCCGCCGAATTTAAGTCGGTGGACGCCCTGATGGCAGCTGACGCCGCAACCATTTCGGCGGTTGATTCGATCGGCCCGATCATCGGTGACGCGGTGGCGACCTACTTTCAAAACGAACAGGTCCACCAGTTGATTGCCGAACTAAAAGAGGTTGGCGTCAACATGGACTACCTGGCCCCCACCACCAGCGCAACGGAAAGTGCCGAGTGGGCCGGAAAACGGGTGGTCCTAACCGGAAAACTAACCAAGATGACCCGCGGCCAAGCCCAGGAGTGGCTGAGTGCCCGGGGCGCTTCGGTAACCGGGAGCGTTTCTAAGAAAACGGATCTCTTAATTGCCGGTGAAAAGGCCGGTAGCAAACTGGAAAAGGCGCAAACGCTGGGCATCGAGGTCTGGGATGAAGACCGCTTTGACCAAGCGATGAAGGAGGAAAACTAG
- the gatC gene encoding Asp-tRNA(Asn)/Glu-tRNA(Gln) amidotransferase subunit GatC, with protein sequence MAEQLDRQQVEHVADLAKLAFTDAELDKFTPKIEEIIDLFKELEEVDTTGVEPMSTPTTEVNVMREDVAVKSSDQERQALLDNAPETANGLIKVPAIIDESEDGEE encoded by the coding sequence ATGGCTGAGCAATTAGACCGGCAACAGGTCGAACACGTTGCGGACCTGGCCAAGCTGGCGTTTACCGATGCGGAGTTGGACAAGTTCACCCCCAAAATCGAAGAAATCATTGACCTGTTCAAGGAACTGGAAGAGGTCGATACGACCGGCGTGGAACCAATGAGTACGCCAACGACGGAAGTCAACGTGATGCGAGAAGACGTGGCGGTTAAGAGCAGCGACCAAGAACGCCAAGCCCTGTTGGATAACGCTCCGGAAACGGCTAACGGCTTAATCAAGGTGCCAGCGATCATCGACGAAAGCGAGGACGGAGAAGAGTAA
- the gatB gene encoding Asp-tRNA(Asn)/Glu-tRNA(Gln) amidotransferase subunit GatB — protein sequence MNFETTIGLEVHVELKTNSKIFSPSPVNFGAAPNANTNVIDWGYPGVLPSINKGVVRDGIMAALALHAEVTKKMHFDRKNYFYPDNPKAYQITQSETPIAHDGWVEIEVDGKKKKIGIKEMHIEEDAGKNTHTGSHSYVDLNRQGTPLIEIVSKADIASPEEAVAYLEALRQRIQFTGISDVKMEEGSMRVDTNISVRPYGSDQYGTKTEMKNINSFNFVKNALNFEADRHQKVLMAGGEIVQETRRYDEATKGTVAMRTKEGSDDYRYFPEPDLPPLEVDDAWIEEIRSQMPEMPGERRRRYVNDLGLTDYDAMVLTQTKEMADFFEEAVKDGGDAKKVANYLMNDVNSYLNNQHVDLDDTKLTPANLAGMIKLIDDGTISSKMAKKVFQGILDGQEPAAFAKANGLVQLSDPAELQPIIDAILDDNEQSIEDFKNGKDRAFGFLIGQIMKKTQGKANPKVVNQLLGKSLNER from the coding sequence ATGAACTTTGAAACTACGATTGGGCTAGAAGTCCACGTTGAATTAAAGACCAACTCAAAGATCTTCTCCCCGTCCCCGGTTAACTTTGGGGCGGCGCCAAACGCCAACACCAACGTGATCGACTGGGGGTACCCAGGGGTCTTACCGTCGATTAACAAGGGTGTGGTCCGCGACGGGATCATGGCCGCATTAGCCTTGCACGCCGAAGTGACCAAGAAGATGCACTTTGACCGTAAGAACTACTTCTACCCGGATAACCCAAAGGCCTACCAGATCACCCAATCTGAAACGCCGATCGCCCACGATGGTTGGGTGGAAATAGAAGTTGACGGTAAGAAGAAAAAGATCGGGATCAAGGAAATGCACATCGAAGAAGACGCCGGGAAGAACACCCACACCGGCAGTCACTCCTACGTGGACTTGAACCGGCAGGGGACGCCGTTGATCGAAATTGTTTCCAAGGCCGACATCGCTTCGCCAGAAGAAGCCGTTGCCTACCTGGAAGCCCTGCGCCAACGGATCCAATTTACCGGGATCTCCGACGTGAAGATGGAAGAGGGGTCGATGCGGGTCGACACCAACATTTCCGTGCGCCCATACGGCTCCGACCAGTACGGGACCAAGACGGAAATGAAGAACATCAACTCCTTTAACTTCGTCAAGAACGCCCTGAACTTTGAAGCCGACCGCCACCAAAAGGTCTTGATGGCCGGTGGTGAAATCGTTCAAGAAACCCGCCGTTACGACGAAGCGACGAAGGGGACGGTGGCGATGCGGACCAAGGAAGGTTCTGACGACTACCGTTACTTCCCGGAACCGGACCTACCGCCGCTGGAAGTTGATGACGCCTGGATTGAAGAAATTCGGTCCCAAATGCCAGAAATGCCGGGCGAACGCCGGCGCCGTTACGTTAACGACCTCGGCCTGACCGATTACGACGCCATGGTTTTGACCCAGACCAAGGAAATGGCCGACTTCTTTGAAGAGGCCGTCAAGGATGGTGGCGACGCCAAGAAGGTGGCCAACTACCTGATGAACGACGTTAACTCCTACTTGAACAACCAACACGTTGACCTGGACGACACTAAGCTGACGCCGGCTAACCTGGCGGGGATGATCAAGTTGATCGACGACGGGACGATCTCCTCGAAGATGGCCAAGAAGGTCTTCCAAGGGATCTTGGATGGTCAAGAACCGGCCGCCTTCGCTAAGGCTAACGGTTTGGTACAACTGTCTGACCCGGCCGAACTGCAACCGATTATCGATGCCATCTTGGACGACAACGAACAATCGATTGAAGACTTTAAGAACGGGAAGGACCGCGCCTTTGGCTTCTTGATTGGGCAAATCATGAAGAAGACCCAGGGGAAGGCCAACCCGAAGGTGGTTAACCAATTACTGGGTAAGTCACTCAACGAACGTTAA
- the rlmD gene encoding 23S rRNA (uracil(1939)-C(5))-methyltransferase RlmD: MSKVQLPVHKNETVTGTVLDLTYQGNGVVKVDHYPIFVPNTLPGEEVTVKVTKVTKNFAWGKLISIEKKSPDRIDDPNWAYLQTGIAPLGNLTYPAQLKFKQRQIQELLEKAHLNLEVAETLGMDQPFGYRNKAQVPVRMVKGQPTTGFYKRGSHDLVPIEDFYIQDPAIDQTVLVVRDLLRKYQVPAYDEETHRGVIRTVMVRRGYYSHQVMVVLVTNGEHFPHVAEITREISERVPGIKSIVQNVNDKRTNVILGTKNHLLWGEPTIHDTLLGIDFTISPLSFYQVNPQQTERLYQTAIENAGLDGSKTVIDAYCGIGTISLAVAKHAKHVYGVEIVPAAIADAKQNAANNGIENATFVVGKAEEQFAKWQAEGLKPDVVIVDPPRKGLDAQLIEATGKMAPQKVIYVSCNPATLVRDLQRFAEQGYHVTKPIQPVDQFPQTTHVESVTVLERTDK, encoded by the coding sequence ATGAGTAAGGTGCAACTACCAGTTCATAAAAACGAAACGGTCACGGGGACGGTCCTCGACCTAACTTACCAAGGGAACGGGGTCGTCAAGGTTGATCACTACCCCATTTTTGTACCCAACACCTTGCCGGGCGAAGAGGTAACGGTCAAGGTAACTAAGGTGACCAAGAACTTCGCCTGGGGCAAGCTGATCAGCATTGAAAAGAAGAGCCCGGACCGGATCGATGACCCCAACTGGGCCTACCTACAGACGGGGATTGCGCCGTTAGGGAACCTGACTTACCCGGCCCAACTCAAGTTTAAGCAGCGTCAAATTCAAGAACTCTTGGAAAAGGCCCACCTAAACTTAGAAGTGGCCGAAACGCTGGGGATGGACCAGCCCTTTGGTTACCGCAATAAGGCCCAAGTCCCGGTGCGGATGGTCAAGGGCCAACCGACGACCGGTTTTTACAAACGTGGTAGCCATGACCTGGTGCCAATTGAAGACTTTTACATCCAGGACCCGGCAATTGACCAAACCGTTTTGGTGGTCCGCGACCTCTTGCGTAAGTACCAAGTGCCGGCTTACGATGAAGAAACTCACCGCGGCGTAATCCGGACGGTGATGGTCCGCCGGGGCTACTACAGCCACCAGGTGATGGTGGTCCTGGTCACTAACGGGGAGCATTTCCCGCACGTCGCAGAAATTACCCGGGAAATAAGTGAACGGGTGCCGGGAATTAAGAGCATCGTGCAAAACGTCAATGATAAGCGGACCAACGTCATTTTGGGAACGAAGAACCACCTGTTGTGGGGGGAACCAACCATCCACGACACCCTCTTGGGGATCGACTTCACGATTTCGCCGCTCTCCTTTTACCAGGTCAACCCGCAACAAACCGAGCGCCTCTACCAGACCGCCATTGAAAACGCCGGACTAGACGGAAGCAAGACCGTTATCGATGCTTACTGTGGGATTGGGACGATCTCTTTAGCCGTGGCTAAGCACGCCAAGCACGTTTACGGGGTCGAAATCGTGCCGGCCGCCATTGCAGACGCCAAGCAAAACGCCGCCAATAATGGGATCGAAAATGCGACCTTTGTTGTTGGCAAGGCCGAAGAGCAGTTTGCCAAGTGGCAAGCCGAGGGTCTCAAACCTGATGTGGTGATTGTTGACCCACCGCGCAAGGGCTTGGATGCCCAATTGATTGAGGCCACCGGTAAGATGGCGCCCCAAAAGGTGATTTACGTCTCCTGCAACCCGGCGACTTTGGTCCGCGACTTACAACGCTTCGCCGAACAGGGCTACCACGTGACCAAGCCGATCCAACCGGTCGACCAGTTCCCGCAGACGACGCACGTTGAGTCTGTTACGGTCCTTGAACGTACAGATAAATAG
- the gatA gene encoding Asp-tRNA(Asn)/Glu-tRNA(Gln) amidotransferase subunit GatA: protein MTFYGKDISGLHADLVAKKVSATELTKAAFDRIKATDDQVGAFLALNEEAALKQAAELDQAGIAEDQLLAGIPLAVKDNIVTKGLTTTAASKILENFKPVYDATVVEKLNAAGAINVGKVNLDEFAMGSSTENSAFKTTKNPWDLTRVPGGSSGGSAAAVAAGDVLGALGSDTGGSIRIPASFTGTVGMKPTYGRVSRWGLIAFGSSFDQIGWLTQSVKDNAILMSAIAGKDDRDMTSANQPVPDFAAGLNDQADIKGMKIAVPREYMECLDDDVQEVIEASLKHLESLGATIDEVSLPHTKYGVPAYYILASSEASSNLQRFDGIRYGFRADDVKNLEDVYVKTRSQGFGDEVKLRIMLGTFSLSAGFYDAYFNKAAKVRRLIAQDFDDVLKDHDLIVGPTGTSTAFKIGAEIADPKQMYFNDVLTVTLNMAGLPGMSIPAGFSKDNGMPIGLQMIGKRFDEATIYKAGYVFEQTTDFHKQTPELG from the coding sequence ATGACTTTTTACGGTAAAGACATTTCGGGTCTGCACGCCGACCTAGTTGCTAAGAAGGTGAGTGCCACCGAACTGACCAAGGCCGCCTTTGACCGGATCAAGGCCACCGATGACCAAGTCGGCGCCTTTTTGGCCCTAAACGAGGAAGCGGCCCTCAAGCAAGCCGCTGAATTAGACCAAGCGGGAATCGCAGAAGACCAACTGCTGGCCGGAATCCCGCTGGCCGTTAAGGATAACATTGTTACCAAGGGCTTGACGACGACGGCGGCTTCCAAGATCTTGGAAAACTTCAAGCCCGTTTACGATGCTACGGTCGTTGAAAAACTCAACGCCGCCGGGGCAATCAACGTCGGGAAGGTCAACCTAGATGAATTCGCCATGGGGTCGTCAACGGAAAACTCCGCCTTTAAGACGACCAAGAACCCGTGGGACCTAACCCGGGTACCAGGGGGCTCTTCTGGTGGTTCCGCGGCCGCTGTGGCTGCCGGGGATGTTTTAGGGGCCTTGGGGTCCGATACCGGTGGTTCGATTCGGATACCCGCTTCCTTTACCGGGACGGTGGGGATGAAGCCAACTTACGGGCGGGTTTCTCGTTGGGGGCTGATCGCCTTTGGTTCTTCCTTTGACCAAATTGGTTGGCTGACCCAATCCGTTAAGGACAACGCCATCTTGATGAGCGCCATCGCCGGTAAGGATGACCGCGACATGACTAGCGCTAACCAACCGGTACCGGATTTTGCCGCCGGCTTAAACGACCAGGCCGACATCAAGGGAATGAAGATCGCCGTTCCGCGCGAATACATGGAATGCCTCGATGACGACGTTCAAGAAGTGATCGAAGCGAGCCTGAAGCACCTCGAATCCTTGGGTGCCACGATCGATGAGGTTTCCTTACCACACACCAAGTACGGGGTACCGGCTTACTACATCCTGGCCTCTTCGGAAGCTTCTTCTAATTTGCAACGCTTCGACGGGATCCGTTACGGTTTCCGCGCTGATGACGTTAAGAACCTGGAAGACGTCTACGTTAAGACCCGTTCGCAAGGCTTTGGGGACGAAGTGAAGCTCCGGATCATGCTGGGAACCTTCTCCTTGTCCGCCGGGTTCTACGACGCCTACTTCAACAAGGCCGCTAAGGTACGCCGCCTGATCGCCCAGGACTTCGATGACGTCTTAAAGGACCACGATTTGATCGTTGGGCCAACCGGAACCAGCACCGCCTTTAAGATCGGCGCCGAAATTGCCGATCCAAAGCAAATGTACTTCAATGACGTCTTGACCGTGACCTTGAACATGGCCGGGCTACCGGGGATGTCGATCCCTGCCGGCTTCTCCAAGGACAATGGGATGCCAATTGGCCTGCAGATGATCGGTAAGCGCTTTGATGAAGCCACGATTTACAAGGCCGGTTACGTCTTTGAACAGACGACCGACTTCCACAAGCAAACGCCAGAATTAGGATAG
- a CDS encoding CamS family sex pheromone protein has translation MRVKKIVLAAAITMVAAVTLAGCGKKSSSSSSVTTTGSTSGNYQGVIENGRYKTSKARGVNTAQNANVYNLKAFESGLTNVSKLVFSTKSYIFQEGQYLSSSTLDNWLGRKTSSNPTGLNPAKGKSSDPNPEYIQQIEEQDYMQQSGNSLKLKGIVIGIGVNSEYTYQKTTDGPDYTKNISDAEVQKQGKLAAAKILKRLRARKDLKNVPIVIALFKQASDDSLVGGTFFAYSKNNGSTISSWKTLNYKAVVLPKASDSTSSNSSDQSDNSNFTNFKTQIQSFFPNLSGVTAQAQYYNNSLSGMNITVTTQFYSETEIQSFTEYIVQAAKKYLPNGIPIEIKIQSSNSIQAVVYRNSGSSSYQSHIFSSY, from the coding sequence GTGCGAGTAAAGAAAATCGTCTTGGCCGCCGCCATCACCATGGTGGCCGCTGTGACGCTTGCCGGTTGTGGCAAGAAGAGCTCCAGTAGCTCGAGTGTGACAACCACCGGGTCGACCAGTGGTAATTACCAAGGGGTGATCGAAAACGGTCGCTACAAGACCAGCAAGGCCCGTGGGGTGAACACGGCGCAAAACGCTAACGTGTACAACTTGAAGGCCTTTGAATCTGGGTTGACCAACGTTTCTAAGCTGGTTTTCTCCACCAAGAGCTACATCTTCCAGGAAGGACAGTACCTGTCTTCTAGCACCCTGGATAACTGGTTAGGGCGCAAGACGTCCAGCAACCCAACCGGTTTAAACCCAGCTAAGGGTAAGAGCAGCGACCCGAACCCAGAATACATTCAACAAATTGAAGAACAAGATTACATGCAGCAAAGCGGTAACTCTTTGAAGCTTAAGGGGATCGTAATCGGGATCGGGGTCAACAGCGAATACACCTACCAAAAGACCACCGATGGGCCGGATTACACGAAAAACATCTCCGACGCCGAGGTACAAAAACAGGGTAAGTTAGCCGCCGCCAAGATTTTAAAGCGGCTCCGGGCCCGTAAGGACTTAAAGAACGTGCCGATCGTGATCGCCCTCTTTAAGCAGGCCTCCGATGATTCACTGGTGGGGGGGACCTTCTTTGCCTACAGCAAGAATAACGGCTCCACGATCTCATCTTGGAAGACCTTGAACTACAAGGCGGTCGTCTTACCAAAGGCGAGCGATTCGACCTCTAGTAATTCCAGTGATCAGTCCGATAACTCTAACTTCACGAACTTCAAGACCCAGATTCAATCCTTCTTCCCGAACTTAAGCGGGGTAACGGCCCAGGCCCAGTACTACAACAACTCCCTGTCCGGGATGAACATTACGGTCACGACCCAGTTCTATAGTGAAACCGAAATCCAATCCTTCACGGAATATATCGTTCAGGCCGCCAAGAAGTACTTACCAAACGGGATCCCAATTGAAATCAAGATCCAATCTTCGAACTCAATTCAAGCGGTCGTCTACCGCAACTCTGGGTCCAGCAGTTACCAATCGCACATCTTTAGCTCCTATTAA
- a CDS encoding diacylglycerol kinase, with amino-acid sequence MAKRARIIYNPTSGREALRNDLVDILDVYEQAGYETSAFATTPEPDSAKNEAARAVKEGFDLIVAAGGDGTLSEVVDGLAGLKKRPLLAIIPAGTTNDYARALRVPRDNPVAAAKLILEPANRFKIDIGQAGDKYFMNIAAGGTLTELTYDVPSQMKSMFGYLAYFAKGAEILPRVKPVAMEITYDGQTFKGKASTIFLALTNSVGGFEQIVPDASLDDGNFSLLIIKDSSLLGLMQLMAKALNGTHIDDPRVIYVKAKDVTVKPLDPNDRLMINLDGEYGGDAPMEFHNLHQHMTVVANMEAIPDDAITSDITPDMQKAEDYFVRGLGEMEKDTQE; translated from the coding sequence ATGGCCAAACGAGCTCGGATAATTTACAACCCGACGTCGGGACGGGAAGCTCTGCGCAACGACTTGGTCGACATCCTCGATGTTTACGAACAAGCCGGTTATGAAACCAGTGCCTTTGCCACCACGCCGGAACCAGATTCCGCTAAGAATGAGGCGGCCCGGGCAGTCAAGGAAGGCTTTGACCTGATTGTGGCCGCCGGGGGCGATGGGACCTTAAGCGAAGTGGTCGATGGTTTAGCGGGCCTAAAGAAGCGGCCGCTGTTAGCGATCATCCCCGCCGGGACCACCAACGATTACGCCCGGGCCTTACGGGTACCGCGCGATAACCCGGTGGCCGCCGCTAAGTTGATCCTGGAGCCGGCCAACCGGTTCAAGATCGACATCGGTCAGGCCGGTGATAAGTACTTCATGAACATCGCGGCCGGGGGAACCTTGACGGAGTTGACCTACGACGTGCCGTCACAAATGAAGTCGATGTTTGGCTACCTGGCTTACTTCGCCAAGGGCGCCGAAATCCTGCCCCGGGTTAAGCCGGTCGCCATGGAGATCACTTACGATGGTCAAACCTTTAAGGGTAAGGCCTCCACGATCTTCTTAGCCCTAACTAACTCGGTGGGGGGCTTTGAACAAATCGTCCCGGATGCTTCCTTAGATGACGGGAACTTCTCCTTGTTAATCATCAAGGATTCGAGCCTCCTGGGCCTGATGCAGCTGATGGCCAAGGCCTTAAACGGGACCCACATTGATGATCCGCGGGTAATCTACGTGAAGGCCAAGGACGTAACGGTGAAGCCCCTTGATCCAAACGATCGGTTAATGATCAACTTGGACGGGGAATACGGTGGGGACGCCCCGATGGAATTCCATAACCTGCACCAGCACATGACGGTCGTCGCCAACATGGAGGCGATCCCGGATGACGCGATTACCAGCGACATTACGCCGGACATGCAAAAGGCCGAAGACTACTTCGTGCGTGGCTTGGGCGAAATGGAAAAGGATACGCAAGAGTAA